A window of the Vibrio ostreae genome harbors these coding sequences:
- the mobA gene encoding molybdenum cofactor guanylyltransferase MobA encodes MLLPSQTSWVILAGGQASRMGGNDKGLITLNNKPLIQHVLERLTPQAEHILINANRNQDWYQQFAPVVSDEFADFPGPLGGIHAGLKAASTDWVGFVPCDSPMIATDLVQRFCDTVTPECDILVASDGQHTQPVFTLFHKRVLPKLSAFLERGDRKIVLLYNECHTREVDFRDCPDCFFNLNTPQELAQFGALQP; translated from the coding sequence GTTGGGTTATTTTAGCCGGTGGCCAGGCGAGCCGGATGGGCGGAAACGACAAAGGTCTGATTACACTCAACAACAAGCCGCTCATCCAGCATGTGCTGGAACGGTTAACCCCACAAGCCGAACATATCCTGATCAACGCGAACCGTAATCAGGATTGGTATCAGCAATTTGCTCCCGTGGTGAGCGATGAATTTGCTGACTTTCCCGGTCCGCTGGGCGGCATTCATGCCGGACTCAAAGCGGCATCAACCGATTGGGTCGGATTTGTCCCTTGTGACAGCCCTATGATTGCGACCGATTTAGTGCAGCGTTTTTGTGACACCGTCACTCCGGAGTGTGACATTCTGGTCGCCAGCGACGGGCAACACACTCAGCCGGTCTTTACCCTGTTCCATAAACGGGTGCTGCCTAAACTGAGCGCGTTTCTTGAACGTGGCGACCGTAAAATTGTATTACTTTACAATGAATGCCACACTCGTGAAGTCGATTTCCGCGACTGTCCAGATTGCTTTTTTAACCTGAATACGCCACAAGAGCTGGCTCAGTTCGGAGCATTACAGCCATGA